Proteins from one Panicum virgatum strain AP13 chromosome 7K, P.virgatum_v5, whole genome shotgun sequence genomic window:
- the LOC120639500 gene encoding uncharacterized oxidoreductase At1g06690, chloroplastic-like has protein sequence MADRKLKAAKGAFDASIDCGITFFDTAEVYGAGISGAINSESLLGRFIEERQQKEQVEVAIATKFAALPWRFGRGSVICALKALLDRLGVSSVELYQLHWPGIWGNEGYLDGLGDAVEQGLVKAVRVSNYSGCCLTLVFL, from the exons ATGGCAGATAGGAAACTGAAGGCAGCAAAAGGAGCATTTGATGCGAGCATCGATTGTGGAATAACTTTCTTTGATACTGCTGAAGTATACGGAGCTGGG ATATCAGGAGCCATAAATTCAGAAAGTTTACTCGGAAG ATTCATCGAGGAAAGGCAACAAAAGGAACAAGTCGAAGTGGCCATCGCAACAAAGTTTGCAGCTCTTCCATGGAGATTTGGCCGTGGAAGTGTCATCTGTGCACTGAAGGCCTTATTGGATCGCCTTGGCGTCTCTTCGGTTGAGCTCTACCAACTTCATTG GCCAGGGATATGGGGCAATGAAG GTTACCTGGATGGCCTTGGAGATGCTGTTGAGCAAGGTCTTGTGAAAGCTGTTAGAGTCTCGAACTACAGCGGTTGTTGTCTGACTTTGGTATTCTTATGA